A section of the Bryobacteraceae bacterium genome encodes:
- a CDS encoding response regulator, giving the protein MAKRILLVEDSPAHLQLMQAALANRGYDLLVAEDGERALAQARLHKPDLILLDVVLPKVSGFQVCRQIKNDAELRSIPVIFVSSKTQEFDRYWGLKQGADGYITKPFRPEELAAEVEARLH; this is encoded by the coding sequence ATGGCAAAGCGAATTCTGCTGGTGGAAGACAGCCCGGCTCACCTTCAGCTCATGCAGGCCGCGCTCGCCAATCGCGGCTACGACCTGCTGGTGGCCGAGGACGGCGAACGGGCGCTGGCGCAGGCGCGCCTGCACAAGCCGGACCTGATCCTGCTGGACGTCGTTCTTCCCAAGGTGAGCGGATTCCAGGTCTGCCGCCAGATCAAGAACGACGCCGAGCTGCGGTCGATTCCGGTGATCTTCGTCAGCAGCAAGACGCAGGAGTTCGACCGCTACTGGGGACTGAAGCAGGGCGCCGACGGCTACATCACCAAGCCGTTCCGCCCCGAGGAACTGGCAGCGGAGGTGGAGGCCCGGCTGCACTAA
- a CDS encoding methyl-accepting chemotaxis protein, which yields MLGSLKIWQKLLLAGLLAAIPVGTLLYLFLQTQNEQIARTASEREGLEYVSSLRQLLERVPYHRAAATALLNGDTTVQPIIERTEAQIAEAIEAVNKVDARMGRRLGTTQSWEAVRASWNDLRENYARLKSDDSFQRHTQLIGQIIQHIRLVGDKTGLTTDPELDTYYLVDSLLQQIPWTVEYLGQLASYGSGVAARQSMTAAEEAQIRYLVRQVSSSIELLQRNYRSAFGYNDEVREKLDETLATAMNAAGFLRNLTQKELLESKSISVQPVAYIENGTSAVQKLFALHDETASSVRGLFERRLQRLAAQKNSQLQTALLLLAASAALAFLIQRGITRQIRSMRETFEQISVGNYDARAEVYSRDELGMMAQTTNVMLANTLSLIQSKEERDRIQQSILKLLDDVSGVAAGDLTKEAEVTAEMTGAIADAFNYMLSELRTIIGAVQDTTASVNRSALHVREATESLAESSQQQSQRVLMASNALQAMAQSIRKVAEQANAAAKVAEDALAAALAGGDSVRRTVAGMENIRRHVQETARRMKRLGESSQEIGEIVQLISEISDRTSILALNASIQAAAAGESGKGFAIVAEEVERLAERAAEAAQRITVLIQSVQKETNEAISAMEATTREVVEGSAVASEAGERLSLIETVSQHISDLVRGISEVARRQADSSEQVATAVADVSRATQTTAAGALQAAEDIRRLASMVTRLNESLSRFRVPPRETSPDPQTPEQVEAA from the coding sequence ATGTTGGGGAGCCTGAAGATTTGGCAGAAGCTGCTGCTGGCCGGACTGCTGGCCGCGATCCCGGTAGGAACCCTGCTGTATCTGTTCCTGCAAACCCAGAATGAGCAGATCGCCCGCACGGCATCCGAGCGCGAGGGCCTCGAATATGTATCGTCTCTGCGCCAACTGCTGGAGCGCGTCCCCTACCACCGCGCGGCGGCCACGGCGCTGCTGAACGGTGATACGACGGTGCAGCCGATCATCGAGCGCACCGAGGCGCAGATCGCCGAAGCGATCGAGGCCGTAAACAAGGTAGACGCACGGATGGGCCGGCGGCTGGGCACGACGCAGAGCTGGGAGGCGGTGCGCGCTTCCTGGAATGACCTCCGTGAAAATTACGCCCGGCTGAAGAGCGACGACAGTTTCCAGCGGCACACGCAACTGATTGGCCAGATCATCCAGCACATCCGGCTGGTGGGGGACAAGACCGGGCTGACAACGGACCCGGAACTGGACACGTATTATCTGGTCGATTCCCTGCTCCAGCAGATTCCGTGGACGGTGGAGTATCTGGGCCAGTTGGCCAGCTATGGGTCGGGCGTGGCCGCCCGGCAGTCGATGACGGCCGCCGAAGAGGCCCAGATCCGGTATCTGGTGCGCCAGGTGAGTTCCTCGATCGAGTTGCTGCAACGCAACTACCGCTCGGCGTTCGGCTATAACGACGAGGTTCGCGAGAAGCTGGATGAGACGCTGGCCACGGCGATGAATGCAGCCGGGTTTCTGAGGAATCTGACGCAGAAAGAGCTGCTTGAGTCGAAGTCGATTTCGGTGCAGCCGGTGGCCTATATCGAGAACGGGACCTCGGCGGTGCAGAAGCTGTTTGCGTTGCACGACGAGACGGCTTCGAGCGTGCGCGGCCTGTTCGAGCGGCGCCTTCAGCGGCTGGCGGCGCAGAAGAACTCCCAGCTCCAGACGGCGCTGCTGCTGTTGGCCGCATCGGCCGCGCTGGCCTTCCTGATCCAGCGTGGCATCACGCGCCAGATTCGCTCGATGCGCGAGACGTTCGAACAGATCAGCGTCGGCAACTACGACGCGCGCGCCGAGGTTTACAGCCGTGACGAACTGGGCATGATGGCGCAGACGACTAACGTGATGCTGGCCAACACGCTGTCGCTGATCCAGTCGAAGGAGGAACGCGACCGCATCCAGCAGAGCATTCTGAAGCTGCTGGATGACGTCAGCGGCGTGGCCGCCGGCGACCTGACCAAGGAAGCCGAAGTGACGGCGGAGATGACGGGTGCCATCGCCGACGCGTTCAACTACATGCTTTCCGAGCTGCGCACGATCATCGGCGCGGTGCAGGACACGACGGCGAGCGTCAACCGCAGCGCGCTGCATGTGCGAGAGGCGACCGAGTCGCTGGCCGAAAGCAGCCAGCAGCAGTCGCAGCGCGTGTTGATGGCCTCGAATGCGTTGCAGGCGATGGCGCAGTCCATCCGCAAGGTGGCCGAGCAGGCCAATGCGGCGGCCAAGGTGGCCGAGGACGCGCTGGCGGCGGCGCTGGCCGGCGGCGATTCGGTGCGCCGCACGGTGGCCGGCATGGAGAACATCCGCCGCCACGTGCAGGAGACGGCGCGCCGGATGAAGCGGCTGGGCGAGAGCTCGCAGGAGATCGGCGAGATCGTGCAGCTCATTTCGGAGATCAGCGACCGCACGTCGATTCTGGCGTTGAACGCGTCCATTCAGGCGGCCGCGGCGGGCGAGTCCGGCAAGGGCTTTGCCATCGTAGCCGAGGAAGTGGAGCGGCTGGCCGAGCGCGCTGCCGAGGCGGCGCAGCGCATCACCGTGCTGATCCAGTCCGTGCAGAAAGAGACCAACGAGGCGATCTCGGCGATGGAGGCGACGACCCGGGAGGTGGTGGAGGGGTCGGCGGTGGCCAGCGAGGCGGGCGAACGGCTCAGCCTGATTGAGACCGTGTCACAGCACATCTCTGACCTGGTGCGCGGGATTTCCGAGGTCGCCCGCCGTCAGGCCGACAGCTCGGAGCAGGTGGCGACGGCGGTGGCCGACGTGAGCCGGGCCACGCAGACCACCGCGGCCGGTGCGCTCCAGGCGGCGGAAGACATCCGGCGGCTGGCCTCGATGGTCACGCGGCTGAACGAGTCGCTGTCGCGCTTCCGGGTGCCGCCGCGCGAGACCAGTCCGGACCCGCAGACGCCGGAGCAGGTGGAGGCCGCGTGA